A section of the Bacillaceae bacterium S4-13-56 genome encodes:
- a CDS encoding cellobiose phosphorylase encodes MIKEQESTVMLSAGDLHFSFLNSGDVFESTYKSIMVNQLISNPIDGSLNNLYLRIHHADAVKAYPLLGVQSTSEVAFASDHVKWTGSVEGIDYQVYFYLTELGVWFWDVNVNGQNKVIDVVYGQDIGLADKGAIRNNEAYVSQYVDHKVFEDNQKGYVVCSRQNQQQSGGFPYLQQGALTKVVAYSTDGFQFFGKKYKETNEPEILTKPTLANEVYQYEFAYTALQTEKVTLSGNRRFTFYGLFKENHQSAITELEFDQIVLDAWNQIEGKPLNTASISEKVSRAKNIGAPLDTEPMTAEEINNHYPKRHQEEWDGEILLSFFTDTHEHVVLKEKELRVERPHGHIIMSGNNERLKENTITSTSWMYGIFNAQLVVGNTSFNKLLTNARSPLNISKTSGQRIYVEIDKTYHLLTIPSLYEIGFNYSRWYYKTKTETFVITTYTTVDTPEVRMQMSTMSGKSYRYLVTNQVVMHPNEYEVPFHINREGQVLTVKADPSSMPANVYPNLAYRIKMDGATFQVKDEQSIATNVIPQSASLVVFELDAAPSWEMTVQGLLNDEVLPFEDRSASVEIERYRNYYRKVMNGFQLSKQGQFPDDLNKVNALAWWYTHNMLVHFSVPHGLEQYSGAAWGTRDVCQGPTEYFMATQNYESVKEIIKTVYSHQFAEDGNWPQWFMFDKYSNIQAGESHGDIIVWPLKVLGDYLVTTKDYEILQEKVPYSMRSNGFALTEEKETIYEHAKKEIEYIKQHFLHDTYLSSYGDGDWDDTLQPANKQLKEYMVSSWTVALTYQAISNLSKAITGVDDQYAAELKEVTVGIEKDFKKYMLKSGIIPGFVYLEDPNQAEMMLHPEDTKTGINYRLLPMQRSMISELLTPEEAEAHYQLIKEKLYCPDGVRLMNRPANYEGGVSKHFQRAETASNFGREIGLQYVHAHIRFVEAMAKLGKADEVWNGLQMINPIGIQQVVPNAEIRQSNAYFSSSDGKFNTRYDAQENFEKLRDGSVAVKGGWRIYSSGPGIYMNQLISNCLGIRQEGGDLVIDPVLNKDFDGLTFDYHFNQKPISVVYHIGEGEKQVLINGKPVETTGQVKNRYREGGFRIARDVIEVTLNQEVNVLDVYS; translated from the coding sequence ATGATAAAAGAGCAAGAGTCTACCGTAATGTTATCAGCAGGGGATCTTCATTTTTCTTTTTTAAATAGTGGTGATGTATTTGAGTCAACTTATAAGTCCATTATGGTTAATCAGTTAATTTCAAATCCAATTGATGGGTCCCTTAACAATCTTTATTTACGAATTCATCACGCTGATGCAGTAAAAGCATATCCATTACTTGGTGTGCAGTCTACTAGTGAAGTTGCTTTTGCTAGCGACCATGTGAAGTGGACTGGTTCGGTGGAAGGAATTGACTACCAGGTTTATTTTTATCTAACAGAGCTCGGTGTTTGGTTTTGGGATGTGAATGTAAACGGACAAAATAAAGTAATAGATGTTGTTTATGGGCAGGATATCGGGCTAGCTGATAAAGGAGCAATTCGGAATAACGAAGCGTACGTTTCTCAGTATGTTGATCACAAAGTTTTTGAAGATAACCAAAAAGGTTACGTAGTATGTTCTAGACAGAACCAACAGCAGTCCGGGGGCTTCCCTTATTTACAGCAAGGGGCGTTAACAAAAGTAGTTGCTTATTCAACAGATGGTTTCCAATTTTTTGGTAAAAAATATAAAGAAACAAATGAACCAGAAATCTTAACAAAGCCAACACTAGCAAATGAAGTTTATCAATACGAATTTGCTTATACTGCACTACAAACGGAAAAAGTGACTTTATCAGGAAATCGTCGATTTACTTTTTATGGGTTATTTAAAGAAAATCATCAATCAGCTATCACAGAATTAGAATTTGATCAAATTGTTTTGGATGCTTGGAATCAAATTGAAGGTAAACCACTGAACACAGCGTCGATTTCTGAAAAAGTATCCAGAGCAAAAAATATTGGTGCGCCTCTTGATACGGAGCCTATGACAGCTGAAGAGATTAATAACCATTATCCTAAGCGTCATCAAGAGGAGTGGGACGGTGAAATACTATTATCGTTCTTTACGGATACGCATGAACATGTGGTTTTGAAGGAGAAGGAATTACGTGTAGAGCGTCCTCACGGTCACATTATTATGTCTGGGAACAACGAACGACTTAAAGAAAATACCATTACATCAACTTCTTGGATGTATGGGATCTTTAATGCGCAACTTGTTGTGGGAAATACAAGCTTCAACAAGTTGCTGACAAATGCACGTAGTCCACTAAATATTAGTAAAACATCTGGTCAGCGGATCTACGTTGAAATCGATAAAACTTACCATTTACTAACAATACCGTCTTTATATGAGATTGGTTTTAACTATTCTCGGTGGTATTACAAAACAAAAACAGAGACATTTGTGATAACAACCTATACAACAGTTGATACACCAGAAGTAAGAATGCAAATGAGTACTATGAGTGGTAAATCTTATCGTTATCTTGTTACAAATCAAGTTGTCATGCATCCAAATGAATACGAAGTACCATTCCATATTAATCGAGAAGGACAGGTATTGACTGTTAAAGCTGATCCATCTTCCATGCCAGCTAACGTCTATCCGAATTTAGCCTATCGAATAAAAATGGACGGTGCAACCTTCCAAGTGAAGGATGAACAAAGTATTGCGACTAACGTTATCCCACAGTCTGCTTCTCTTGTCGTCTTTGAGCTAGATGCTGCACCATCGTGGGAGATGACGGTTCAGGGATTATTAAATGATGAAGTATTACCTTTTGAGGACCGCTCAGCTTCTGTGGAGATAGAGCGATATCGCAACTACTATCGCAAAGTAATGAATGGATTCCAATTGTCCAAGCAAGGACAATTCCCAGATGACTTAAATAAAGTGAATGCTCTAGCTTGGTGGTATACACATAATATGCTTGTCCATTTTTCTGTACCTCACGGATTAGAGCAGTATAGTGGTGCAGCTTGGGGAACACGTGATGTTTGTCAAGGACCTACCGAGTATTTCATGGCAACCCAAAACTATGAATCTGTTAAAGAAATCATTAAAACCGTGTACTCCCACCAATTTGCTGAGGATGGTAACTGGCCGCAGTGGTTTATGTTTGATAAATATTCGAATATCCAAGCGGGTGAAAGTCACGGCGATATTATTGTGTGGCCATTAAAGGTATTAGGAGATTATCTTGTCACAACGAAGGATTATGAAATTCTTCAAGAAAAAGTACCTTATTCCATGCGTTCCAATGGTTTTGCTTTAACAGAAGAAAAAGAAACGATTTACGAACATGCGAAAAAAGAAATTGAATATATTAAACAGCATTTCTTACATGATACGTATCTATCATCGTACGGGGATGGAGATTGGGACGATACACTCCAACCAGCCAATAAACAATTAAAGGAATACATGGTAAGTAGCTGGACAGTAGCCCTAACCTATCAAGCCATTTCGAATTTGTCTAAGGCGATTACAGGGGTAGATGATCAGTATGCTGCAGAACTAAAAGAGGTAACAGTCGGAATTGAGAAAGACTTTAAAAAATACATGTTAAAATCCGGTATTATACCTGGCTTCGTCTATTTGGAAGACCCAAATCAAGCAGAAATGATGCTACACCCAGAAGATACAAAGACAGGAATTAACTATCGTCTATTGCCAATGCAAAGAAGTATGATTAGTGAATTGCTAACACCAGAAGAGGCGGAGGCACATTATCAGTTAATCAAAGAAAAATTATACTGTCCTGATGGTGTTCGTTTGATGAATCGCCCAGCCAATTATGAAGGTGGAGTGAGCAAGCATTTCCAACGTGCAGAAACAGCATCTAACTTTGGGCGTGAGATTGGTTTACAATATGTTCATGCACATATTCGTTTCGTAGAAGCAATGGCAAAGCTTGGTAAAGCAGATGAAGTTTGGAACGGATTACAAATGATTAATCCAATTGGCATCCAGCAGGTAGTACCAAATGCAGAAATAAGACAAAGCAATGCCTATTTTAGTAGTTCAGATGGTAAATTCAACACCCGTTACGATGCACAAGAAAACTTTGAAAAATTACGAGATGGATCGGTAGCAGTTAAAGGTGGATGGCGAATTTATTCCAGTGGACCTGGAATTTATATGAATCAATTAATCTCAAATTGCTTGGGTATTCGCCAAGAAGGTGGGGACCTTGTCATCGATCCGGTG